The proteins below are encoded in one region of Metabacillus dongyingensis:
- a CDS encoding demethylmenaquinone methyltransferase: MQQSKEERVHSVFEKIYKNYDKMNSVISFQRHIAWRRETMKRMNVKQGSIALDVCCGTADWTIAMADAVGEKGRAVGLDFSNNMLKIGREKIKNYSNIELVHGNAMELPFEDDTFDYVTIGFGLRNVPDYMTVLKEMHRVVKPGGKVVCLETSQPTMIGFKQLYYGYFRFVMPVFGKLFAKSYNEYSWLQESARDFPGMRELAQMFRDAGLKDVEVKPFTGGVAAMHLGCK; this comes from the coding sequence ATGCAGCAGTCGAAAGAGGAAAGAGTTCATTCTGTATTTGAAAAAATATATAAAAACTACGATAAGATGAATTCGGTTATCAGTTTTCAGCGCCATATTGCCTGGCGCCGGGAAACAATGAAACGAATGAATGTCAAACAAGGTTCGATTGCCCTGGACGTTTGCTGCGGTACAGCTGACTGGACAATTGCTATGGCTGATGCAGTTGGGGAGAAGGGCAGAGCAGTTGGACTTGATTTCAGCAACAATATGCTGAAGATTGGCAGAGAGAAAATAAAAAATTACTCCAATATTGAATTAGTTCACGGCAATGCCATGGAACTTCCATTTGAAGATGATACGTTTGATTATGTTACGATTGGATTTGGACTTCGGAATGTTCCTGACTATATGACTGTGCTTAAGGAAATGCACCGTGTTGTAAAGCCAGGCGGAAAAGTAGTCTGCCTTGAAACCTCACAGCCGACCATGATCGGATTTAAGCAGCTTTACTATGGTTACTTCCGATTTGTGATGCCTGTTTTTGGAAAACTGTTTGCTAAAAGCTATAATGAATATTCATGGCTGCAGGAATCAGCAAGGGATTTTCCCGGAATGAGGGAACTTGCACAAATGTTCAGAGATGCTGGTTTAAAAGATGTGGAAGTGAAGCCATTTACAGGCGGAGTAGCGGCTATGCATCTCGGCTGTAAATGA
- a CDS encoding heptaprenyl diphosphate synthase component 1 — MQDIYVQMAKIKDALHLKLTHPYLAKYIPSPVIDEDKLLLFYALFDQIDLPDEKKENYIITAMLVQIALDTHDEVSTSVHLKQEEFMQRQLIVLAGDYFSALYYALLSEMQDIGMIRTLATAIKEINEHKIRLYEETVSDFDSFVASIIKVETALFQHVSDYFQAGLFSKLTTKFLSYKRLTLEKNRYSAESLSIMKNLEKKKKNIGTIEFTGVYLKEFCNRYFEETADLLESCFQQPSSLQKVLLARLQSFKYNQDIRYTTLAEEGL; from the coding sequence TTGCAAGACATCTATGTACAAATGGCTAAGATAAAAGACGCGTTACACTTAAAGCTCACTCATCCATACTTAGCAAAATATATACCTTCTCCTGTTATTGATGAAGATAAACTGCTCCTCTTCTATGCTTTGTTCGATCAGATTGATCTTCCAGATGAAAAAAAAGAGAACTACATAATTACAGCGATGCTTGTGCAAATTGCCCTTGATACTCATGATGAAGTATCCACTTCCGTTCATTTAAAGCAAGAAGAGTTCATGCAAAGACAGCTCATTGTTCTTGCAGGAGACTACTTCAGCGCTCTGTATTACGCGTTATTATCAGAAATGCAGGACATTGGAATGATTCGAACGTTAGCAACGGCAATAAAAGAGATTAACGAACATAAAATTCGCCTGTACGAAGAGACTGTAAGTGATTTTGATTCATTCGTTGCAAGTATAATAAAAGTAGAAACAGCTCTTTTTCAGCATGTTTCTGATTATTTTCAGGCAGGATTATTCTCTAAGCTGACGACTAAATTTCTGTCTTACAAACGGCTGACGCTTGAGAAAAACAGATACAGCGCAGAGTCCTTATCCATCATGAAAAATTTGGAGAAAAAAAAGAAAAATATCGGCACAATCGAATTTACCGGTGTGTATTTAAAAGAGTTCTGCAACCGTTATTTTGAAGAGACAGCCGACCTTTTAGAAAGCTGTTTTCAGCAGCCGTCTTCTCTGCAGAAAGTCTTATTAGCAAGATTGCAATCATTCAAGTACAATCAAGATATAAGGTATACTACGCTCGCGGAAGAAGGTTTATGA
- the mtrB gene encoding trp RNA-binding attenuation protein MtrB — translation MKDNTNDFLVIKAVEDGVNVIGLTRGSDTRFHHSEKLDKGEVMIAQFTEHTSAIKIRGKAIIQTSYGEIESDSRR, via the coding sequence ATGAAAGACAACACAAATGATTTTTTAGTGATAAAAGCAGTAGAGGATGGAGTGAATGTCATCGGTCTGACCCGCGGATCGGATACTAGATTTCATCATTCAGAGAAGCTGGATAAAGGCGAGGTAATGATTGCCCAATTTACAGAACACACATCTGCTATTAAGATAAGAGGGAAAGCCATTATTCAAACAAGCTACGGAGAAATAGAAAGCGACTCCAGAAGATAA
- the folE gene encoding GTP cyclohydrolase I FolE: MGQINTKQIEEAVRLILEAIGEDPNREGLLDTPKRVAKMYAEVFSGLSEDPKEHFKTVFGEDHEELVLVKDIPFYSMCEHHLVPFFGKAHIAYIPKGGKVTGLSKLARAVEAVCRRPQLQERITSTIAESIVDSLEPHGVMVVVEAEHMCMTMRGVKKPGSKTITSAVRGVFVKDPAARAEVLSFIKE; encoded by the coding sequence ATGGGGCAAATCAATACAAAGCAGATCGAAGAGGCGGTAAGGCTCATACTTGAGGCGATCGGGGAAGATCCAAATCGCGAAGGGCTTCTTGATACTCCCAAACGTGTTGCTAAAATGTATGCCGAAGTATTCTCTGGACTTAGCGAAGATCCAAAAGAACATTTTAAAACGGTGTTCGGAGAAGACCATGAAGAACTAGTGTTAGTCAAGGATATTCCATTTTATTCGATGTGTGAGCATCACCTGGTACCGTTTTTTGGAAAGGCTCACATTGCATACATACCAAAAGGCGGAAAAGTAACAGGGCTGAGCAAGCTTGCCAGAGCTGTGGAAGCAGTTTGCAGAAGGCCTCAGCTTCAAGAGAGAATTACCTCGACGATTGCAGAGAGCATTGTTGATTCTCTAGAACCGCATGGCGTAATGGTGGTTGTAGAGGCTGAACATATGTGCATGACAATGCGCGGAGTCAAAAAGCCGGGAAGCAAAACGATCACATCCGCTGTCAGAGGTGTTTTTGTTAAAGATCCTGCAGCAAGAGCTGAAGTATTATCATTTATTAAAGAATAA
- the hbs gene encoding non-specific DNA-binding protein Hbs: MNKTELINAVAEASELSKKDATKAVDAVFDTLLDALKNGDKVQLIGFGNFEVRERAARKGRNPQTGEEIEIAASKVPAFKPGKALKDAVAGK, translated from the coding sequence ATGAATAAAACAGAACTTATCAACGCGGTAGCAGAAGCTAGCGAATTATCAAAAAAAGATGCAACGAAAGCTGTTGATGCTGTTTTCGATACACTTTTGGATGCACTTAAAAACGGTGATAAAGTACAATTGATCGGTTTTGGTAACTTCGAAGTACGTGAGCGTGCGGCTCGTAAAGGACGCAACCCACAAACTGGCGAAGAAATCGAAATCGCAGCAAGCAAAGTGCCTGCGTTCAAACCAGGTAAAGCTCTTAAAGACGCTGTTGCTGGAAAATAA
- the spoIVA gene encoding stage IV sporulation protein A, translating to MEKVDIFKDIAERTGGDIYLGVVGAVRTGKSTFIKKFMEQVVLPNIDNEADKARAQDELPQSAAGKTIMTTEPKFVPNQAVSIHVEEGLDVNIRLVDCVGYTVPGAKGYEDENGPRMINTPWYEEPIPFHEAAEIGTRKVIQEHSTIGVVITTDGSIGEIPRRDYIDAEERVIEELKEVGKPFIMIINTVQPYHPETETLRRQLSEKYDIPVLAMSVESIRETDVMNVLREALYEFPVLEVNVNLPSWVMVLRDNHWLRESYQEAVKDTVQDIKRLRDVDRVVGYFSEYDFIDRASLAGIEMGQGIAEIDLYAPDDLYDQILKEVVGVEIRGKDHLLQLMQDFAYAKAEYDQVSDALRMVKQTGYGIAAPALSDMSLDEPEIIRQGARFGVRLKAVAPSIHMIKVDVESEFAPIIGTEKQSEELVRYLMQDFEDNPLSIWNSDIFGRSLSSIVREGIQAKLSLMPENARYKLKETLERIINEGSGGLIAIIL from the coding sequence TTGGAAAAGGTAGATATTTTTAAAGATATCGCAGAGCGCACTGGCGGCGATATCTATCTCGGAGTAGTGGGAGCAGTAAGAACAGGCAAATCTACTTTTATCAAAAAGTTCATGGAGCAAGTCGTGCTTCCGAATATTGATAATGAAGCAGATAAGGCACGTGCGCAGGATGAGCTGCCGCAAAGTGCTGCTGGAAAAACCATCATGACGACAGAGCCTAAATTTGTTCCGAATCAAGCGGTTTCAATCCATGTTGAAGAGGGACTTGACGTCAATATTAGATTGGTAGATTGCGTTGGTTATACAGTACCTGGAGCAAAAGGGTATGAAGACGAAAATGGACCGAGAATGATCAATACTCCGTGGTATGAGGAGCCGATTCCTTTCCATGAAGCGGCTGAGATCGGCACCCGCAAGGTGATTCAGGAGCATTCAACTATCGGTGTCGTCATTACGACAGACGGCTCAATTGGCGAAATCCCAAGAAGAGATTATATTGATGCTGAAGAACGGGTCATCGAGGAATTAAAGGAAGTCGGAAAGCCTTTCATTATGATTATTAATACGGTTCAGCCGTATCATCCTGAAACAGAAACACTCCGCAGACAGCTCAGTGAAAAATATGACATTCCGGTCCTTGCGATGAGTGTGGAAAGTATCCGCGAGACAGATGTCATGAACGTTCTCCGTGAAGCGCTGTATGAATTCCCGGTGCTTGAGGTAAATGTGAATCTGCCTAGCTGGGTAATGGTTCTCCGCGACAATCACTGGCTGCGGGAAAGCTATCAGGAAGCAGTCAAAGACACGGTTCAGGATATTAAAAGGCTACGAGATGTTGATCGAGTGGTAGGATATTTCAGTGAATATGATTTCATTGACCGGGCAAGCCTTGCAGGCATTGAAATGGGGCAGGGCATTGCTGAAATTGACCTGTATGCGCCTGATGATTTATATGATCAAATTTTAAAAGAGGTTGTTGGAGTAGAAATCCGGGGGAAAGATCACTTGCTGCAGCTTATGCAGGACTTTGCTTATGCGAAAGCGGAATATGATCAAGTATCGGATGCACTTAGAATGGTAAAACAAACTGGCTATGGCATTGCAGCGCCTGCACTCAGCGACATGAGCCTTGATGAGCCGGAAATTATCAGGCAGGGTGCAAGATTCGGAGTTCGGTTAAAAGCTGTGGCCCCATCGATTCATATGATTAAAGTGGATGTGGAGTCAGAGTTTGCTCCAATTATCGGAACAGAAAAACAAAGTGAAGAACTGGTTCGATACTTGATGCAGGATTTTGAAGATAACCCGCTGTCGATCTGGAATTCCGATATCTTCGGACGCAGTCTGAGTTCAATCGTAAGAGAAGGAATTCAGGCAAAACTTTCATTAATGCCTGAAAATGCCAGATATAAGCTGAAAGAAACGCTTGAACGCATTATTAACGAAGGATCTGGCGGTTTAATCGCGATTATCCTATAG
- a CDS encoding DUF2768 domain-containing protein, producing the protein MSPALMKMWIALASMGFMFVAIISIYFSRFKMKGFLKIAFAAIAYFFMILAGLLIVFVVFSGPVNE; encoded by the coding sequence ATGAGTCCAGCGTTGATGAAGATGTGGATTGCTCTCGCTTCAATGGGGTTTATGTTTGTTGCGATTATATCAATCTATTTCAGCAGATTTAAAATGAAAGGGTTTTTAAAAATTGCTTTTGCTGCAATTGCTTATTTTTTTATGATTCTAGCAGGGTTGTTGATTGTATTCGTTGTTTTCAGCGGGCCTGTTAATGAATAA
- a CDS encoding NAD(P)H-dependent glycerol-3-phosphate dehydrogenase has translation MERIAVLGAGSWGTALSIVLADNNHEVRLWGHRKELIQQINETHRNQKYLPDVELSDAIKGYTDLAEALNSVNIAVLAVPTKAIREVLQDVIKVIDHKLTIVHVSKGIEPDSLLRISDIIKEEVPVNLLQDVVVLSGPSHAEEVSLRQPTTVTSSSDNLEAAELIQDLFMNQHFRVYTNPDVIGVEIGGALKNIIALAAGITDGLGYGDNAKAALITRGLAEIARLGSMMGGNPLTFSGLTGIGDLIVTCTSVHSRNWRAGNLLGKGQKLEDVLENMGMVVEGVRTTKAAYQLAQKYEVKMPITEALYDVLFNDKEVKDAVDSLMARVKTHEMEDLVNISENRS, from the coding sequence ATGGAACGAATTGCCGTTCTTGGTGCAGGCAGCTGGGGAACAGCGCTTAGTATTGTACTCGCAGATAATAATCACGAAGTAAGACTATGGGGGCATCGCAAAGAGCTGATTCAGCAAATTAATGAAACACACCGGAATCAAAAATATTTGCCTGATGTAGAGCTTTCAGACGCTATCAAAGGATATACAGATTTAGCTGAAGCACTGAATTCAGTAAATATCGCGGTTTTGGCTGTTCCGACTAAAGCAATAAGAGAAGTTCTTCAGGATGTCATAAAAGTGATCGATCATAAATTGACGATTGTCCATGTTAGCAAAGGAATTGAGCCGGATTCCCTCCTGCGCATATCTGATATTATTAAAGAGGAAGTGCCTGTTAACCTCCTTCAGGATGTAGTGGTTTTATCAGGGCCAAGCCATGCTGAAGAGGTGAGCTTGAGACAGCCGACAACGGTTACATCATCTTCCGATAACCTTGAAGCAGCAGAGCTTATTCAGGATTTATTTATGAATCAGCATTTCAGAGTGTATACAAACCCTGATGTCATAGGAGTTGAGATTGGCGGAGCACTGAAAAATATCATTGCACTTGCAGCAGGTATCACAGACGGTCTCGGTTACGGAGATAATGCCAAAGCAGCTCTTATTACGCGAGGTCTTGCTGAAATAGCGCGTCTAGGCAGTATGATGGGCGGAAATCCGTTAACGTTTTCAGGTCTCACAGGTATAGGTGACTTAATTGTAACTTGTACAAGTGTTCACTCAAGAAACTGGAGAGCAGGTAATTTGCTTGGAAAAGGCCAAAAGCTTGAGGATGTTCTTGAAAATATGGGCATGGTCGTAGAGGGCGTCAGAACGACAAAGGCAGCCTATCAGCTTGCCCAAAAATATGAAGTGAAAATGCCGATTACAGAAGCTCTGTATGATGTCTTATTCAACGATAAAGAAGTAAAAGATGCCGTTGATTCCCTCATGGCCAGAGTGAAAACACACGAAATGGAAGATCTTGTGAATATTAGTGAAAATCGCAGTTGA
- the der gene encoding ribosome biogenesis GTPase Der: MAKPVIAIVGRPNVGKSTIFNRIVGERVSIVEDIPGVTRDRIYSSGEWLNYQFNLIDTGGIDIGDEPFLAQIRQQAEIAIDEADVIIFLTNGREGVTAADEEVAKILYRSKKPVVLAVNKVDNPEMRASIYDFYALGFGEPFPISGSHGLGLGDLLDAVAEHFKNIVTEEYDDETIKFSLIGRPNVGKSSLVNALLGEDRVIVSNIAGTTRDAVDTSYRYEGQDFVIIDTAGMRKKGKVYESTEKYSVLRALKAIDRSDVVLVVIDGEEGIIEQDKKIAGYAHEAGRAVVIVVNKWDAVEKDEKTMKDFETNIREHFLFLDYAPIVFLSAKTTRRIHTLLPKIILASENHSLRVETSVLNDVIMDAVAMNPTPTDKGKRLKIYYATQVAVKPPAFAIFVNEPELMHFSYERFLQNRIRDAFGFEGTPIKIFARARK; encoded by the coding sequence ATGGCTAAACCGGTAATTGCAATCGTCGGCCGACCGAATGTCGGGAAATCGACGATTTTTAATCGAATCGTTGGCGAGCGTGTGTCAATCGTCGAAGATATACCAGGAGTAACAAGAGACAGAATATACAGTTCAGGAGAATGGCTGAACTATCAATTTAACTTAATTGATACAGGTGGAATTGATATTGGAGATGAGCCGTTTTTAGCTCAAATTCGTCAGCAGGCTGAAATTGCGATTGATGAAGCGGATGTTATTATTTTTCTGACAAACGGACGAGAAGGTGTGACCGCTGCAGATGAAGAAGTGGCAAAAATACTCTACCGCAGCAAAAAGCCGGTTGTACTTGCTGTAAACAAAGTGGACAACCCTGAAATGAGAGCCAGCATCTATGATTTCTATGCACTTGGATTTGGAGAGCCGTTCCCAATTTCAGGATCACATGGTCTGGGACTTGGAGATTTGCTTGATGCAGTTGCAGAGCATTTCAAAAATATTGTGACGGAAGAATACGATGATGAAACAATCAAGTTCAGTTTAATCGGACGTCCAAACGTCGGTAAATCTTCGCTTGTGAATGCACTCCTTGGAGAAGACCGTGTAATCGTGAGCAACATTGCAGGTACAACGAGGGACGCAGTTGACACAAGCTACCGGTATGAAGGACAGGATTTCGTTATTATTGATACTGCCGGCATGAGAAAAAAGGGAAAAGTATACGAGTCCACTGAAAAATACAGTGTTCTCCGCGCCCTAAAAGCCATCGATCGTTCAGATGTCGTTCTAGTTGTCATTGACGGGGAAGAAGGCATTATCGAGCAGGATAAAAAAATTGCAGGCTACGCACATGAAGCAGGTCGTGCAGTCGTAATTGTCGTGAATAAATGGGATGCAGTTGAAAAAGATGAAAAAACAATGAAAGATTTCGAAACGAACATTAGAGAGCATTTCTTATTCCTGGACTATGCTCCAATCGTTTTCCTGTCGGCAAAAACGACCCGGCGCATCCATACACTGCTGCCAAAAATCATTCTGGCCAGTGAAAATCACTCTCTGCGTGTTGAAACAAGCGTCTTGAATGATGTCATCATGGATGCTGTAGCGATGAATCCTACGCCTACTGATAAAGGCAAGAGATTGAAAATTTATTATGCTACACAGGTTGCTGTTAAGCCGCCGGCATTTGCTATTTTTGTTAACGAACCTGAATTAATGCATTTTTCATATGAGCGATTCCTGCAAAACAGAATCCGTGATGCATTTGGTTTTGAAGGCACGCCAATTAAGATTTTCGCAAGAGCCAGAAAATAA
- a CDS encoding capping complex subunit for YIEGIA — protein sequence MNTSLEKYILAAVTTSPEKVTGGTAVFVVKTKEEMDFYAKNLEAILDGIAHGIGEDLYIIVKH from the coding sequence GTGAACACATCACTCGAAAAATATATTCTGGCAGCGGTAACGACAAGCCCTGAGAAAGTAACAGGCGGAACAGCCGTCTTTGTAGTCAAAACAAAAGAAGAAATGGATTTTTACGCAAAAAATCTAGAAGCGATTTTAGATGGAATAGCTCACGGAATTGGCGAAGACCTGTACATTATTGTAAAGCATTGA
- a CDS encoding YIEGIA family protein, which produces MNEYTYPILFGVAFGVISRLYMLRTDYRQYPTYLHGKIIHVALGFIAAGLGTIAIPAIMEEEFTAITFLTLAASQFREVRNMERNTLSELDGYELVPRGNTYIEGIAVAFESRNYLVIFTSLTTTFAYLVFNIWAALAAGVICLIISKKLMAGSKMKDIVQIEYKEPHFEGAGLYIDNIYIMNIGIPEKQEAVLKYGMGFILTPKNYNARTTIANLGQRQAILHDVSTALGVHRDSGEPSLVPLAKRDLDDGRVGVFVLPQGGDIELAKTVIGEVPTLENAIRMPSESKANKKGRS; this is translated from the coding sequence ATGAATGAGTATACTTATCCGATTTTATTCGGTGTTGCTTTTGGGGTTATTTCAAGATTGTATATGCTCCGAACAGATTACAGGCAGTACCCTACCTATCTGCACGGTAAAATAATTCATGTTGCTTTGGGATTTATTGCAGCCGGTCTTGGCACAATTGCCATCCCGGCAATAATGGAGGAAGAATTTACGGCGATTACCTTTCTCACGCTTGCTGCTTCGCAATTCAGAGAAGTCAGAAATATGGAACGGAATACTCTGTCAGAGCTGGACGGATATGAGCTTGTTCCCAGAGGCAACACATATATTGAGGGAATTGCCGTTGCCTTTGAAAGCAGAAATTACCTTGTGATTTTTACTTCATTAACGACTACCTTTGCGTATTTAGTTTTTAACATTTGGGCAGCTCTCGCAGCAGGTGTAATATGTCTGATCATTTCAAAAAAACTAATGGCCGGCAGCAAAATGAAGGATATCGTCCAGATTGAATATAAAGAACCTCATTTTGAAGGCGCAGGTTTATATATTGATAACATTTATATAATGAATATTGGGATACCTGAAAAGCAGGAAGCTGTATTGAAATATGGCATGGGCTTTATTTTGACTCCGAAAAATTACAATGCAAGAACGACCATTGCAAATCTTGGCCAAAGACAGGCGATTCTGCACGATGTGTCCACAGCTCTTGGTGTGCATCGCGATTCTGGTGAGCCATCATTGGTTCCGCTTGCTAAACGTGATTTGGATGATGGAAGAGTAGGTGTATTTGTCCTTCCGCAAGGAGGAGACATTGAGCTTGCTAAAACGGTTATTGGAGAAGTTCCTACGCTTGAAAATGCAATTAGAATGCCAAGTGAATCCAAGGCGAATAAAAAAGGCAGGTCTTAA